Proteins encoded within one genomic window of Corvus moneduloides isolate bCorMon1 chromosome 20, bCorMon1.pri, whole genome shotgun sequence:
- the HSPB1 gene encoding heat shock protein beta-1, with product MAERRVPFTFLRSPSWDPFRDWYHGSRLFDQSFGMPHIPEDWYKWPSGSAWPGYFRLLPRESALMPVPGSPFSQALTRQLSSGVSEIRQTADSWKVTLDVNHFAPEELVVKTKDNIVEITGKHEEKQDEHGFISRCFTRKYTLPPGVEATAVRSSLSPDGMLTVEAPLPKPAIQSAEITIPVTVESQAKEPAKK from the exons ATGGCCGAGCGCCGCGTCCCCTTCACCTTCCTGCGCAGCCCCAGCTGGGACCCCTTCCGCGACTGGTACCATGGCAGCCGCCTCTTCGACCAGTCCTTTGGGATGCCCCACATCCCCGAGGATTGGTACAAGTGGCCCAGCGGCAGCGCCTGGCCGGGATATTTCCGCCTGCTGCCCCGGGAGAGCGCCCTGATGCCGGTGCCCGGCTCGCCCTTCAGCCAGGCGCTGACCCGCCAGCTCAGCAGCGGCGTCTCCGAGATCCGCCAGACCGCCGACAGCTGGAAGGTCACCTTGGATGTCAACCACTTCGCACCTGAGGAGCTGGTGGTCAAGACCAAGGATAACATCGTGGAGATAACCg gCAAACACGAGGAGAAGCAGGATGAACACGGCTTCATCTCCCGGTGCTTCACCCGAAAATACAC ccttcCCCCTGGTGTGGAAGCCACGGCCGTGCGGTCCTCGCTGTCTCCCGATGGAATGCTGACGGTGGAGGCCCCCCTGCCCAAACCTGCCATCCAGTCTGCCGAAATCACCATCCCTGTCACCGTGGAGAGCCAAGCCAAGGAGCCAGCCAAGAAGTAG